In Aedes albopictus strain Foshan chromosome 3, AalbF5, whole genome shotgun sequence, the following are encoded in one genomic region:
- the LOC109622378 gene encoding uncharacterized protein K02A2.6-like, with protein sequence MEGYGPPRFALGDQWEMYQERLEQYFVAVDLEEERKSAVLLTSISLEVYQTVKNICYPAKPNTKTYDELCGLLKGRFCATVVTYRERALFYRARQEPDESVLEWHVRLKRLSLNCEFGEHLDHALKDIFVTGLRPGPIFERLCEEDDAVSLEDLLKIASKREATLKNRAVLEVNKIVEKKPNYVPKSFKKTGSATCYACGKANHDFRSCQYRSYVCNICKEKGHIAVVCPRKTKENLGRKDKTVNHLEINNMAYSDPYCVSISVNGRNTKFEVDTGSPITVISEEFYESQFGEFPLRPFQGKLVFYTGGEATPRGAFDAVLKYQGVQAVGQVVVVEGGRNPLIGRDFIGDLLKIKFNKIDAEQTENLEERLKPVLNRYEDLFDDSLGCYKYSKVSLQLKPDAVPKFVKPRKIPISFQPKVEEELEKLEKTGIISKAENADWGTPLVPVLKKDNSIWLCADYRVTVNPFLEDKRYPMPVAEDIFAKLNGGKFFSKLDLKSAYNQLLLDEESKKMLAWSTHKGIYYVNRLPFGTKPACAIFQEILERLLQDCPGCVNFLDDVLVTGATIEEHLNNLSRVLEKLLGCWIPAQQR encoded by the coding sequence ATGGAAGGTTACGGTCCGCCAAGATTTGCCCTGGGAGATCAATGGGAGATGTACCAGGAACGTTTGGAGCAGTACTTCGTTGCGGTTGATTTGGAAGAGGAGCGTAAATCCGCTGTACTCCTAACATCGATTTCGCTTGAGGTATACCAGACGGTGAAGAATATTTGTTACCCTGCAAAACCAAACACCAAGACGTACGACGAGCTGTGTGGATTGCTGAAAGGAAGATTTTGTGCGACGGTTGTTACCTATCGGGAGAGAGCTTTGTTCTACCGGGCGCGGCAAGAACCAGACGAGAGCGTTTTGGAATGGCATGTGCGGTTGAAGAGGCTGTCGCTGAACTGTGAATTCGGTGAACATTTGGATCACGCTTTGAAGGACATTTTTGTCACGGGACTTCGACCTGGACCGATTTTTGAAAGATTGTGCGAAGAGGATGACGCGGTTTCGTTGGAGGATTTGCTCAAAATAGCGTCGAAACGTGAAGCTACATTGAAGAATCGAGCGGTCCTGGAGGTGAACAAGATCGTTGAGAAGAAGCCCAATTATGTTCCGAAATCGTTCAAGAAAACTGGATCTGCTACGTGTTACGCCTGCGGTAAAGCCAATCATGATTTCCGCAGCTGTCAGTACCGAAGTTATGTCTGCAATATCTGCAAAGAGAAGGGACATATTGCCGTGGTCTGTCCAAGGAAGACGAAGGAAAACCTCGGACGGAAGGATAAAACCGTGAACCATTTGGAGATCAACAACATGGCGTACAGTGACCCTTATTGCGTGAGTATTAGCGTGAATGGAAGgaacacgaagtttgaggtggacACTGGATCACCAATTACCGTTATCTCGGAGGAATTTTATGAGTCTCAgttcggagaatttcccctacGCCCGTTCCAAGGAAAGCTGGTATTCTATACTGGCGGCGAAGCTACACCAAGAGGAGCATTCGATGCAGTATTGAAGTATCAAGGCGTACAAGCGGTTGGTCAAGTTGTGGTGGTTGAAGGCGGAAGGAACCCTCTGATCGGAAGAGATTTCATTGGCGACTTGCTGAAAATCAAATTTAACAAAATAGATGCTGAACAAACGGAGAATTTGGAAGAGCGGCTGAAACCAGTGCTGAACCGTTACGAAGACTTGTTTGACGATTCTTTGGGCTGCTACAAGTATTCGAAAGTTAGTCTGCAGCTAAAGCCAGATGCCGTTCCGAAGTTTGTGAAGCCAAGGAAAATTCCGATTTCGTTCCAACCAAAAGTTGAAGAAGAACTGGAAAAGCTCGAGAAAACCGGTATCATTTCGAAAGCTGAGAATGCTGATTGGGGAACGCCATTGGTTCCGGTATTGAAGAAGGACAATTCGATCTGGTTGTGTGCTGATTACCGTGTAACAGTGAATCCGTTTCTGGAAGACAAACGTTACCCTATGCCTGTGGCCGAAGACATTTTTGCCAAACTCAACGGAGGAAAGTTCTTTTCGAAACTCGACCTGAAATCAGCATACAATCAACTTCTGCTTGACGAAGAATCGAAGAAGATGTTGGCTTGGAGCACGCATAAAGGAATCTACTATGTGAACAGATTGCCGTTTGGAACAAAACCTGCTTGTGCTATTTTTCAAGAGATCCTGGAGAGGCTATTGCAAGATTGCCCTGGATGTGTCAACTTTCTGGATGATGTGCTGGTGACCGGAGCAACTATCGAGGAACACCTGAACAATCTGTCGAGAGTATTAGAGAAGCTTTTGGGATGCTGGATTCCGGCTCAACAAAGGTAA